The Prosthecobacter fusiformis sequence ACCTTTTGGGCAAGTTTTGGTGTCTTCCTCTCTTGTCGATGCACCGCCCTTACCCCACACATGTTGGGCCTCTTCATCAGACACTGTGCGCCAGCCGGGAGGCAGTGGCTCGTTTGGGACCAGAAAATAGCCGTCAGTTTCGGCATCCAGGGCAGCTGCGGTAATCCACATTTCCGTTCCGCCAAAGGTTGCATCCTGAACCAGAAACCGGTTGTCTCTTTGCTCAAGAAGGGCGGCAAAGTGATCAAGTTTCCAATGCATCACTGCTGGATAGATGAACTGCCCCGAAGGCTCCCGCTTGGCGATCTGGTAATCCAGGCCCACTGAGGCAGCCCAATCCCTGACCATGACCAGATTTGTTCCTTGGGGAGTTGAGCGGGCGGCTTCCAATTCTGCTGTGCGGCGATGGGGGGTTTTGTCGCGAAAGTTCAATATGCTGTTGAGTGCAAATGGTCCGCATTTGAAAGCCACTCCAGGGTCCACTTTCATTCGGAGCATGCCTTCTTTGGCCGCGTCAACGTTTGCAGCCACCGATCCCTCGACTGGACGCTCACCGAGCTCCGCCAGATAATGTTCCATCATTGAGACTCGGCCCAATCGCGCATTCAGCAGCAGGGCTTCTCCTATCGCCCGATCGGCGATGGCGCGCCGTGTAAGGTCCGTTTCGTTTTTGGAGAGATTCCAGGCCCCTTCCCAATACTGAAGCGCTTGCGAGAGATGTCCTGTGTCATAGCACATCAGACCCAGGTTGAGAAGTAGCGACGCATTCCACCGGGATGAGGGATGCTGCTGGAGGAATGTTTCCAGCATGGTGAAGTCCTCGTAGCTAGTCCGTGCCGCAAACAGCTTGAGTGTAGCTCCAAGATCAGCATTTTCATTTTCAACTTCTGTTGTGCCCATGGGAACAAGACGATCCGGGAACATCGTGGCCAGTTGCAGTTCTGAGTCCTGAGGTGCCGCGCTGAAAATAATTTGAATAGGGAAAGCAGGCTGAGGCTTGCCAATGGTGGGCGGACGCAGGTCCTTTGCCAACGTCTGTTCTGCCAGAATAAGTGGCAACACAGAAACCAGTATCACCGGAAACAGAGGGAGGATTTTCATCGAGATTGTGTGATCAGAGAGGTTTTCAATTTCCTGCGCTACGGTTAGTCGGTGACATCAATTGCATTGGTAGGTTTCTCCAGAGTGATGACCGGAGGAGTTTCATCATCCTCATCGAAGTGCGGAGCTGGAAACTTGACCTCATCGAGCTCAAATGTCGCAGTGGTGGTGTCGCTGTTGACTGGTGCCAGCCCCTCTTTGCGGCTGAATGCCCAAATTGTCGTTGTGAATCCCACATGAATCGGCTGCGAATAAAGAGTCCAGGTAGTAGTGGAAGGCATACCGCCCAGCAGAGGATCCGTGGTGTAATAGATGGCGTTGTCCGAAGTGCCGATAATGGCCACTTCACCGGGGGCGGCCAACTCCAAGGTGCCTCCCGCAACGCCAGGGACAATTCGTGGTTTCTCGACAGTCAGTGCGGGAGCGTTGTAGATACCATACTCTGCACTCAAGTAACGTTCCATTTGTTGACGCTCCGCCTCAGAAAGACCCGTATTGTAGATCAGCATTTCGGCAATCTCACCTTGCAGGTTGTCGTTATTGTCAACGGTTCTGAATGAACCGATGTAGATTGGTTTGGTGTCCTGAGCAATCGCGGCTGTTCCTGTTGCTGATTTTAAGCTGTCTCCTGTGGATATCCTGCGCGTGATGCGGTCATAGGTACCTGCTATCGTTTCAAAAACATTCTGCCTGATTGGAACGGCAATCGCGGCGGGTGTTCCGATTTTCAAGGAGGCTGTAGGGGCGGTCGCACTTCCCGCAAGATTTAGTTGATAGCCGCCCTTCTTGACGACCACACCGATGTTAGTTCCAAGCTTCCGCATTACGGCGACAACGCTCATAGTTTCAAAGTGAGCTCTCTCGTCTGGAAATCTTAAGGGGTGGGGAACCTGTAAAGTCAGCGGGGCTTTCAGGCCTGCCTGATTAAAACGTATGACCGGGAGGCCAACGGCCTCAAGTGGATCTGTCACATAAAGAGGCCTCACTGTCTCGTTCGGTGCTGCGGCATCATTGCCCATGCCAGACTGATCGATCCAATGCGTGACTTTAAAGTTTGAGTCCGTGGCCACCCCACGATCTCCTTTGTACCATGCAACCAAACCACGACGGACAATAGATTTGTCAGGCTGGATACGGTAGACCCAGGTTTGTATTGCACTGTCAACTAACCCAGCCTTGCTGGCGACCACCTTTAAGACCCGGTAGGCCCCGTTTATTGATACTTGCCCCGTCAGGTCATCTTGGTCCAGTTCTGGCGAGGTTTCAGACGGGTCGTCCACCTCGGTTTCACCGTCATCGCCAAGCTCATAACGGATGGTAACATCATCCATTAAGCAGGACACCTTAACTTTCAGCCCTGTGGAATAAGTTCCACCTTCATAATCAGCCACAGGCGCTGGCACCTGCTTATTGGATTGCGTGCCATATCTCCTATGTGCGTAAATGCTCAGCAGGTTTATATCTTCTTGACTAAGTTCCCCGTCATATACCCAGAGTTCTGCGATTTCACCATCAAAGTTATTCACAGCCTTGCGACCGCCAACATAAAAAGGTGTTGTGGTTGAAGGAATAATCTTACTGTTACTACTAAAGACTTTGGAGCTCACGTTATTGCCCTGATAGCTGACATTCATGCCATAGTCTCCATGCGTGCCTCCCACCAGGACGACAGGATGCCCCGTATCACTGGATGTGTATGCAAGAGTGGTCTCTCTCGTTCTGAAATTGAATTTTGGCACAGCACCGTTTATCAGTTGAAGGCTGTAGCCTTTGTCCGTTGCAGTTCCAGTGACTGGCAAGTGTTTCTCTGCAATAACGGTTGTAGCGTTCTCAGTTTCGACGGTTCGCAAGATGGCAAACACACTTATGTTTTCTCCGTCAAGGCCTGGATAGTTGCCCTCAAGGCAATGGTGGTCTTCTTTAGTGAACTTTATAACAGGATGTCCATTGAACCCCGCTACCTCTGGGGTTGTCTTGACAGGACTATTAACGGCAACAGGAGCCGGTTTGGTGAGATGATGTCCATAACCTGAGAGATCAATCCATCGGGCAACGGTGTTGGACTCAGGCGAAGTTGTAGCCGCAGAATCACCTCGCACCCAGAGCTTGAGCTTGCTTCTCGGGACATAGTCCGCGTCAGGATCAATGATCACCATCGCATGGGCTTCCGTGCTGGGTGAATATCCGGTTTTGGAGCAAATGGCGGAAATCGAGATCACTTTTCTAGTTTCGCCGGTGCCCACTGTTAAGACCACCCTGCCAACTGCTGTCTGCGGATCTCCGCCGTCTACACGATATTCTATTGTCGAATTATTTTCAGACGTGATTGTGACCGTGCGGGATTCGGTAAACACCCCCCCTATTGAATTCGCTGAAGGAGTTACCTGAATAGTTGGCGCGGATAGCGCCGGTTTTACCTGGAAGTGATATTTGTCCATCAGGTAGGTGTGCACCGCCTTGGTTGCTTCCTCGTCGAGGTGGTTCGAATAAATAATTATTTCCGCAATCTCACCATTCATGTAGCTTGTGGCTATCAGCTGCTTATTGCCGCTGGATGAAGTATTGTTGTTGTTCACTCTTATCGAAGTTGTGCTCAGCTTTTCGCTGATCTTGTATCCCCCGACTGCATTTCCTGAAAGAGTCATTTCGACTCCAAGCCGTTGCATATATTGAGGAAGTATGTTCGTGACGATGGCTGAACCAATAGTCGTAGTCGCCGAGAAGTGAACGCCGAATGATCCCCCAATAATCAAGTCATCTCCCACATTCCCACCAGACCAGGAGGCAGTCTTGGTTTCGTTGGTGGTGCCAAGAAGCCGAAGTCCGGATCCCACGTGTCCTGTGATCAATTCGGCCGTTCCTGTCTTGGTGCCTGCTATCAGTGGTGGTGTTTCAAAGGGGGTTAAAGGTCCAAATCCAACTTTTCCCGCCCAATCTTGGTAAGATAGATTCCACCCTCCATTTACGCCTCCGGCAGCAGAATCAATTTTCTGCATGATGACACGGTCATATGGATCTTCAGGAGAGTTAGACCTCGCTACGACAAAGATCGTCCCATTGTCCGCCAGATCTTGAACATTATCTATTTTCATCCTTCGGTTAGCACCGGGAAATTTAAGTGCCGGAACCTTTTTACGAACTCCTGGTGAGATTGTCTGATTGTACTCTATAGAGTTAACGTTGAATTCCGTTTGAATATCTGGCCCGGAGCCTGAGGTTACGGGCACCGCGTCGTGACCATTTCCTGAAATATCTTTCCAGCGGGTGACACGCTCTACAGTGCCGACCGTCGTTTTCTCTACATCCTTGTCGGCCGCCAGCCATAGAACCATATTGTGGCGGGGAACGCCAGTAATCTGCGGATCGACTAAAATGCGGAACTGTTTGGTAGCGGATGCATATCCAGGTTTGGTGGCCTTCACTTCCACGACGCAAGGACCCACGCCTTGTAGAATGAAACCATCAACATATGAGATCCAAGCCGTTTCGCTAGGCATCGTTTCCCCCCAGGCAATCCGGTACGTCAAAGTCACCGCAGCCCCCTCGATATGAGTTGCTGTGATCGAGGTTCCTGAAGGCCACATGCCCCTGTCCGGCGTGGCCTCAGGCATTGTGAGTTCTGGCAGCGGAACGTGGGAATCGCTGTTCAGCAGATAGCGACTGATCAGATAAGCCTCAATTCGCGAAAGCTCTAGATCTGAGATGGCCGCATCAAGGACGATCAGTTCTGCAATCTCGCCCTTTAGACCATCTGCGGGCATTGAGAGCGGAACAGATGGATTTTGAACAGCGGCTCTGCGCCGTGCCCCCAATGAAAACAGTCTCGGCACATTATTAGAATCTATAGCGTAACCGCTCTGGCTAGCAGTAGCCGTCCTGTTCACGCTCAACACATGCCTGGTCGGTGACGCTGGAAAAGCCCTCTGCACAAACAAGTTAAATTTAGCGGGCAATGCATAAGGCGAGCCCGAATGTGCCGCAGTGATGACCGAAGTGTTAAAACGGCCTTCTGCAACCATACCCCCGCCTTGCTGCCTTAAGCGAAGGGAAAAACCAGCAGAGTCATTTTCTGTTTCCTGCTCGAGGATTATTGCGTTGTCGGGAGATCCATTGTCTTTCACCACAGCAAGGATAGTCACATCATCATTTGGTATGTTCCCCAGGCGCAGGCCTTGATTGTTTGCTGCTGAAGCAACCATCTGCGACAATCCGTCATACCCAAATGAAATGGATGGTTGCCCCCCAAGGGCATTGAGAACCTTCTTTGGCTTTACGACACCTGTTGCAGGAGCCACTAGATGGTTTCCGTTCCCAGATTGGTCGTTCCAATTGGTGATCAACCGTTCTGGGGCGGTCGCGGGTGTTGCCGCAATATCGGCACGC is a genomic window containing:
- a CDS encoding LamG-like jellyroll fold domain-containing protein, translated to MKSLGIRAVNTCLLLLGFTILGQGAGLAWNSVDIGFVAGDEAGVTSTVTPHSHTVAGGGRGLGGLSDGLRFVSQETTGNLEVDARLASLDAILGAETGVMIRQSTATDAAFAFIGVDSEGELRFKWRSEDGADVALSLGTFVPEGQAVWFRLVRSGNIVAGYYSLNGINWETVGTAIVSMSNLLKAGLAVTSGIPSELVEAEYDHVLVVENIPQRISSPGPAQPAVPILWLRADWNVTYDEGGRVSKWEDFSGFANDAVGTGGGSLPTDNRPLIANDVIGTKPAVQFDNGSLGTLAERKFLKVADHASLNPLTVSIFVVSKWPSAPVGMAGFLSKGGSSKGYTMGFNAGIPRLHIPTNFETFGAALAVDTSYLLEGVFRKADPLKGVSFYANGQMSPLPLTQRTANIAASTGSPLFIGQYLTAPAAVNPTATQAYPFTGEIAEIIIYNGSVTEAQRLQVEAYFKSKYQIIGLPAPKLPDPQFDIATGIYLPGQAVTITSPGSFVYYQINGGEAQLYTGPILLAEGTTALTAWASRPGYADSNAVVVPFIIEEQSREVSRDGLKLWLRSDAGVKTEGDEVVAWRSQVSSLTAQAAGTGRPAFLPGTAAGLNNKPALVFDADWLKVSAPAGSPLALNKHTICVVARPSSSTPTSSTGSMSSLLSRLSATNGYWYGFRATPGSTPLLQLRSRLVLNSGTTGADTLTPLTQPLGTDQWKVLTGLFNLQDNVLQSNGTELVRKGRTASVGDSGTDLFIGAQSASATTLVNPFRGDIAEVIVYDRELEAQELRSLNAYLHLRYQIEATGLFAAVHLETSPAAGLYAVAPTVLCTSQDSASVTYKVNGGEAQPYGGGINLAEEEGVLVAGNVLRYEVKISASKPGFSPVTDRTLVYFVDPATHEVPKEHMKLWLRADIAATPATAPERLITNWNDQSGNGNHLVAPATGVVKPKKVLNALGGQPSISFGYDGLSQMVASAANNQGLRLGNIPNDDVTILAVVKDNGSPDNAIILEQETENDSAGFSLRLRQQGGGMVAEGRFNTSVITAAHSGSPYALPAKFNLFVQRAFPASPTRHVLSVNRTATASQSGYAIDSNNVPRLFSLGARRRAAVQNPSVPLSMPADGLKGEIAELIVLDAAISDLELSRIEAYLISRYLLNSDSHVPLPELTMPEATPDRGMWPSGTSITATHIEGAAVTLTYRIAWGETMPSETAWISYVDGFILQGVGPCVVEVKATKPGYASATKQFRILVDPQITGVPRHNMVLWLAADKDVEKTTVGTVERVTRWKDISGNGHDAVPVTSGSGPDIQTEFNVNSIEYNQTISPGVRKKVPALKFPGANRRMKIDNVQDLADNGTIFVVARSNSPEDPYDRVIMQKIDSAAGGVNGGWNLSYQDWAGKVGFGPLTPFETPPLIAGTKTGTAELITGHVGSGLRLLGTTNETKTASWSGGNVGDDLIIGGSFGVHFSATTTIGSAIVTNILPQYMQRLGVEMTLSGNAVGGYKISEKLSTTSIRVNNNNTSSSGNKQLIATSYMNGEIAEIIIYSNHLDEEATKAVHTYLMDKYHFQVKPALSAPTIQVTPSANSIGGVFTESRTVTITSENNSTIEYRVDGGDPQTAVGRVVLTVGTGETRKVISISAICSKTGYSPSTEAHAMVIIDPDADYVPRSKLKLWVRGDSAATTSPESNTVARWIDLSGYGHHLTKPAPVAVNSPVKTTPEVAGFNGHPVIKFTKEDHHCLEGNYPGLDGENISVFAILRTVETENATTVIAEKHLPVTGTATDKGYSLQLINGAVPKFNFRTRETTLAYTSSDTGHPVVLVGGTHGDYGMNVSYQGNNVSSKVFSSNSKIIPSTTTPFYVGGRKAVNNFDGEIAELWVYDGELSQEDINLLSIYAHRRYGTQSNKQVPAPVADYEGGTYSTGLKVKVSCLMDDVTIRYELGDDGETEVDDPSETSPELDQDDLTGQVSINGAYRVLKVVASKAGLVDSAIQTWVYRIQPDKSIVRRGLVAWYKGDRGVATDSNFKVTHWIDQSGMGNDAAAPNETVRPLYVTDPLEAVGLPVIRFNQAGLKAPLTLQVPHPLRFPDERAHFETMSVVAVMRKLGTNIGVVVKKGGYQLNLAGSATAPTASLKIGTPAAIAVPIRQNVFETIAGTYDRITRRISTGDSLKSATGTAAIAQDTKPIYIGSFRTVDNNDNLQGEIAEMLIYNTGLSEAERQQMERYLSAEYGIYNAPALTVEKPRIVPGVAGGTLELAAPGEVAIIGTSDNAIYYTTDPLLGGMPSTTTWTLYSQPIHVGFTTTIWAFSRKEGLAPVNSDTTTATFELDEVKFPAPHFDEDDETPPVITLEKPTNAIDVTD